In the genome of Salana multivorans, the window ATCGCGATCGCTGGCTTCGACGACGTCCCCCTCGCCCCGTACCTGTCCCCACCGCTCGCGACCATCGCCTGCGACTACCGCGAACTGGGTGCCGAGGCTGCCGCGATCCTCCTCGAGGAGGTCTCGCGGAGCCACCCCAGGGGGAGGTCCGCGCGGGCGGGTAAGCGACTCGAGCTCGACGGCGCGTTCATCGCACGCGCGTCATACGAGATCGAGCCGGGGCCCAGCTCACCACGGGAGACCTCGAGCTCAGCCGCCTAGAGGCCGGCGGGCGTCACTCCTGCGCTCGCCGTTGCCGTGCCGTACCGGGTCGTGTATCGCGAGTGGTTCGCGGCGATCTCCTCCTCCGAGAGCCTTGCGAGGGTTCCTAGTCCGCGCGCGATGGCCACGGTCCGGGCGACGTCTTCGACCATGACGGCGGCCTGGAGCGCCTTGTCGAGCGAGGAGCCGATGGTGAACACGCCGTGCTGTCTCATGATGATCGCGGGCGAGATGCCGATGGATCGGACGATCTCCTCCCCGATCTCGGCGGTGCCGATCCTGGCGTAGCCGCCGAGCGGTACGTCTCCGCCGAACTCGTCGGCCATGGCCGTGAGGCAGCACGGGATGGGCTCCCCGATCGCTGCCCACGCGGTGGCGTAGGGCGAGTGCGTGTGGACGACGGCGCCGACGTCCGCACGGTGGCGATAGACCCCGAGGTGGGAGAGGGTGTCCGAGGATGGTCCGCGGTAGCCGTGGACGACAGCCCCGTCGAGGTCGACCACGACGAGGTCGTCTACTCCCATCTCGTCGTACTGCAGGCCGGATGGTTTGATGACGACCAGACCAGTCTCGGGGTCGCGAGCGGAGACGTTGCCGCTGGTCCATGTCACGAGGTCGAGGCGGGGAAGCGCGAGATTCGCCTTGAGCACGTCTCGGCGTAGCTCATCAAGCATCGGTCTCTCCTGTCGGAATCTACTCGCGGTCGCCGAGCGCGATGAGCTGAGCGGGGAAACGCAGCGTCTCGTCGACGTCCCAGGGGGAGATGAGTGGGATCCCGGCGTCCGTCAGCCGGGAGACGATGAACTCGCGGGCGCGGGAGCTGATCTCCAGCGCGTCGGGTTCGGAGTCGTTCCACATCTCCACCAGCACGCGCCCGGACCACTCCTGACGCGCCAGCTCCGCGAAAGCGGCCTCCCAGGGAACGATTCCGTTCCCCATCGGGACGAACCGTGGATGACCGGGCAGCGTGTCCTTGACGTGAAGCGCGAACATGCGACCGTGACCGGCACGCAGCTGTTCGACGACGTCAAGCCCCTGTTCGGCAAGGTTACCGACGTCCGGGTAGAGCCCGAGGTAGGCAGAGCCGACATCGTCACACACCCGGCTGGCGGCGCCGATGG includes:
- a CDS encoding L-ribulose-5-phosphate 4-epimerase; translation: MLDELRRDVLKANLALPRLDLVTWTSGNVSARDPETGLVVIKPSGLQYDEMGVDDLVVVDLDGAVVHGYRGPSSDTLSHLGVYRHRADVGAVVHTHSPYATAWAAIGEPIPCCLTAMADEFGGDVPLGGYARIGTAEIGEEIVRSIGISPAIIMRQHGVFTIGSSLDKALQAAVMVEDVARTVAIARGLGTLARLSEEEIAANHSRYTTRYGTATASAGVTPAGL